One Chryseobacterium indoltheticum DNA segment encodes these proteins:
- a CDS encoding RagB/SusD family nutrient uptake outer membrane protein, whose amino-acid sequence MKKLKYISFALIAAISLISCENDLETAPTNQADEAEIFKTAESAETVINGTWAKFNDDGTTYANIGYSTVLRTSDAMGSDVAVLTNKYGFPSAYAFTDLVNNTGGRSLYIWTSLYSVINNMNNVIARIDAAEGTPEKKNQVKGQAKALRAFCYWNLASFYQFSYLKDKNAPTAPIYTEPATTNSVGKKKATLEEIYTLIKSDLTDADQLLQNYTRNNKDKIDHSVVNGLLARVYLNTGEWTNAIASAKIARTGFPLMNTEKYKEGFNDISNGEWIWGHAQTQEQSGESYAFHFLDVSSSGSYYYSFMADPYFKDLFDTNDIRSSLFSWDGLPGREGLLRYAKFKFKANLIADIVFMRAAEMYLIEAEAEARSGNVANAVTVLNQLKTARKANVYTGSLAQNDVIKEVLIERRKELFGEGFSLSDIIRTQGKVERKAFVNSSGQPIQVQITTPDGTVKTVNGRGHSIFAFPDQSAFVPNSRYYLFSIPQKEIENNPNL is encoded by the coding sequence ATGAAAAAATTAAAATATATATCTTTTGCTTTAATTGCTGCCATTTCCCTGATCAGTTGTGAAAATGACTTGGAAACAGCTCCGACGAACCAGGCAGATGAAGCAGAAATTTTTAAGACTGCCGAAAGTGCCGAAACAGTGATCAACGGAACTTGGGCAAAATTTAATGATGACGGAACAACTTATGCCAACATCGGATATTCAACGGTTTTAAGAACGAGCGATGCAATGGGAAGTGATGTTGCTGTTTTGACTAACAAATATGGTTTTCCATCGGCTTATGCATTCACTGATTTGGTGAATAATACGGGAGGTAGATCACTTTATATCTGGACTTCTTTATATTCTGTTATCAATAATATGAATAATGTGATTGCTAGAATTGATGCAGCAGAAGGTACGCCGGAAAAGAAAAATCAGGTGAAAGGCCAGGCAAAGGCTTTACGCGCTTTCTGTTATTGGAATCTTGCCAGTTTCTATCAGTTCAGTTATTTGAAAGATAAAAATGCACCAACGGCTCCAATTTATACAGAACCTGCAACCACCAATTCTGTAGGAAAGAAAAAAGCGACTCTTGAAGAAATTTATACTTTAATTAAAAGTGATTTGACAGACGCTGATCAGTTGCTTCAAAATTATACAAGAAATAATAAAGATAAAATCGACCATTCTGTAGTCAACGGTCTTTTAGCAAGAGTTTATTTAAACACTGGCGAATGGACAAACGCAATCGCTTCTGCCAAAATTGCAAGAACGGGATTTCCTTTAATGAATACCGAAAAATATAAAGAAGGTTTCAATGACATCTCCAACGGAGAATGGATTTGGGGACATGCTCAAACTCAGGAACAGTCTGGTGAAAGCTATGCATTCCACTTTTTAGATGTTTCATCTTCGGGAAGTTATTATTACAGTTTTATGGCGGATCCTTATTTTAAAGATTTGTTTGATACGAATGATATCCGTTCTTCATTATTTTCATGGGACGGATTACCAGGAAGAGAAGGGCTTTTGAGATATGCTAAATTTAAGTTTAAAGCTAATTTAATTGCCGATATCGTTTTCATGAGAGCTGCAGAAATGTATTTAATTGAGGCGGAAGCTGAAGCAAGAAGCGGAAATGTTGCCAATGCTGTTACAGTTTTAAACCAATTAAAAACAGCAAGAAAAGCTAATGTTTATACTGGTTCTCTTGCACAGAATGATGTCATCAAAGAAGTTTTGATTGAAAGAAGAAAAGAGCTTTTCGGAGAAGGTTTTTCTCTGTCAGATATCATCAGAACACAAGGTAAAGTAGAAAGAAAAGCTTTTGTAAACTCAAGCGGACAGCCGATTCAGGTACAGATCACAACTCCGGATGGTACCGTGAAGACCGTTAATGGAAGAGGACATTCTATATTTGCTTTTCCAGATCAGTCGGCTTTTGTGCCCAACAGCAGATATTATTTGTTTTCAATTCCGCAGAAAGAAATTGAAAATAATCCAAATTTATAG
- a CDS encoding Fur family transcriptional regulator: MKQEIENKLIDKNTKPTSMRILVYDFLSSQETALSLSEIENYFENADRTTIYRTLKTFEEKGIVHSIQENTTTKYKLCHDDCDEKTHKDWHLHFYCKICKQTTCKEDISFPESMKTDFRIDEIRLFAKGICENCLESLQ; this comes from the coding sequence ATGAAGCAAGAAATCGAAAATAAGCTCATCGACAAAAATACCAAACCTACAAGCATGAGGATTTTGGTATACGATTTTTTAAGCTCACAAGAGACCGCTTTATCTTTGTCTGAAATTGAAAATTATTTTGAAAATGCAGACCGCACAACGATTTACCGAACTTTAAAAACATTTGAAGAAAAAGGAATCGTTCACAGCATTCAGGAAAATACAACAACGAAATACAAACTCTGTCATGACGACTGCGACGAAAAAACGCACAAAGACTGGCATCTCCATTTCTATTGCAAAATCTGCAAACAGACCACTTGCAAAGAAGATATTTCTTTCCCTGAAAGTATGAAAACCGATTTCAGGATTGACGAAATAAGGCTTTTTGCAAAAGGTATTTGCGAAAACTGTCTCGAAAGTTTGCAATAG
- a CDS encoding heavy metal translocating P-type ATPase produces the protein MEECCSTKPKKEHNHEGHDHDHSHEVQDKSTLQLFLPAIVSFALLLIGITLDNFIENNWFNGWLRLVWYLVAYIPVGLPVLKEAYESIIKGDVFSEFFLMGIATIGAFAIGEYPEGVAVMLFYSVGEVFQAMAVNRAKTNIKSLLDQRPDEVTILKDGQPQTVKAEKVNIGEIIQLKSGEKLGLDGELLSEKASFNTAALTGESKPDTKTKGETVLAGMINLNTVSQVKVTTAYKDSKLSKILELVQNATSQKAPTELFIRKFAKIYTPIVVFLAIGITFLPYFFVDDYQFKAWLYKALVFLVISCPCALVISIPLGYFGGIGAGSRNGILFKGSNFLDVLANVQNVVMDKTGTMTEGVFKVQEVNFGSDFNKDEILKLVNALESQSTHPVATAIHNYAGEIDHSIQLENVEEIAGHGLKATINGKELLVGNFKLIDKFNISYNIKTDNIVYTLIAVAYDKKFVGYLTIADSIKEDAQLTINKLKALNVKTTMLSGDKTSVVQFVANELGIQNAFGDLLPEDKVNKVKELKAKNETVAFVGDGVNDAPVVALSDVGIAMGGLGSDATIETADVVIQDDKPSKIPMAINIGKQTKKIVWQNIILAFTVKAIVLVLGAGGLATMWEAVFADVGVALIAILNAVRIQRMKF, from the coding sequence ATGGAAGAATGTTGCAGTACAAAACCTAAAAAAGAGCACAACCACGAAGGTCACGACCATGATCATTCTCATGAGGTTCAAGATAAATCAACGCTTCAGCTTTTTTTGCCCGCAATTGTGTCATTTGCTTTGCTATTGATCGGAATTACGTTAGATAATTTCATTGAAAACAATTGGTTTAATGGTTGGCTTCGCCTCGTTTGGTATTTGGTTGCCTACATTCCTGTAGGACTTCCTGTTTTAAAAGAAGCGTATGAAAGTATTATTAAGGGCGATGTTTTCTCAGAATTTTTCTTAATGGGAATTGCTACCATCGGTGCGTTTGCGATTGGGGAATATCCTGAAGGTGTTGCCGTAATGCTGTTTTATTCGGTAGGTGAAGTTTTTCAGGCAATGGCGGTTAATAGAGCTAAAACCAATATTAAATCTCTTCTCGATCAGCGTCCCGATGAGGTAACTATTTTAAAAGATGGACAGCCACAAACCGTAAAAGCCGAAAAAGTAAATATTGGAGAAATCATTCAACTAAAATCCGGAGAAAAATTAGGATTAGACGGAGAACTACTTTCAGAAAAAGCTTCATTCAACACGGCTGCACTCACGGGAGAAAGCAAACCCGATACAAAAACAAAAGGCGAAACAGTTTTGGCCGGAATGATTAATCTGAACACCGTAAGTCAGGTAAAAGTTACGACTGCTTATAAAGATAGTAAGTTGAGTAAAATCTTAGAATTGGTTCAGAATGCGACATCGCAAAAAGCTCCGACAGAATTATTCATCAGAAAATTTGCTAAAATTTACACACCGATTGTAGTTTTCTTAGCGATTGGAATCACTTTCTTACCCTATTTTTTTGTTGATGATTATCAGTTTAAAGCGTGGTTATATAAAGCTTTAGTTTTTCTGGTGATTTCTTGTCCGTGTGCCTTAGTGATTTCTATTCCGTTGGGTTATTTTGGTGGAATTGGTGCAGGAAGCAGAAATGGAATTTTATTTAAAGGAAGTAATTTTTTAGATGTTTTGGCGAATGTTCAGAATGTAGTGATGGATAAAACAGGAACCATGACGGAAGGTGTTTTCAAAGTTCAGGAAGTAAACTTCGGGAGCGACTTTAATAAAGATGAAATTTTAAAACTCGTCAATGCGCTCGAAAGTCAAAGTACACATCCTGTTGCAACGGCAATTCACAATTATGCAGGAGAAATAGACCATTCTATTCAACTGGAAAATGTAGAAGAGATCGCAGGTCACGGGCTGAAAGCAACTATTAACGGAAAAGAATTACTGGTTGGGAACTTTAAATTAATAGATAAATTCAACATCAGTTACAACATAAAAACCGACAATATTGTTTATACTTTAATTGCGGTTGCATATGACAAAAAGTTTGTAGGATATCTTACCATTGCAGATTCCATCAAAGAAGATGCTCAGTTAACGATTAATAAATTGAAAGCATTAAATGTAAAAACCACGATGTTGAGTGGTGATAAAACTTCTGTTGTACAATTTGTTGCAAATGAACTGGGAATTCAAAATGCTTTCGGAGACTTACTTCCCGAAGATAAAGTAAATAAAGTCAAAGAACTGAAAGCAAAAAATGAAACTGTTGCTTTTGTCGGAGACGGAGTAAATGATGCACCGGTTGTAGCTTTAAGCGATGTCGGAATCGCAATGGGCGGATTAGGAAGCGATGCTACAATTGAAACTGCCGATGTAGTGATTCAGGATGATAAACCGAGCAAAATTCCGATGGCAATCAATATCGGGAAGCAAACTAAAAAGATAGTTTGGCAAAATATTATCCTTGCATTTACAGTAAAAGCAATTGTTCTGGTTCTCGGAGCAGGAGGTTTGGCAACAATGTGGGAAGCTGTTTTTGCAGACGTTGGAGTTGCGTTAATCGCTATTTTGAATGCGGTGAGAATTCAAAGAATGAAATTTTAA
- a CDS encoding YHS domain-containing protein, producing MKSKVILTAFLSVSLLACAQETPKVKHKKKNIPTKTTAQKVKFANAIDPICEMKTEDDMIDTLVYKGKTYGFCSSYCKDEFKKNPEKYVQK from the coding sequence ATGAAATCTAAAGTTATCTTAACAGCATTTTTGTCTGTTTCATTACTTGCCTGTGCGCAGGAAACACCTAAAGTAAAGCATAAAAAGAAAAACATTCCTACGAAAACCACTGCTCAAAAAGTAAAGTTTGCCAATGCTATCGATCCGATCTGTGAGATGAAAACAGAAGACGATATGATAGACACGTTAGTTTATAAAGGAAAAACGTACGGTTTTTGCAGTAGCTACTGTAAGGATGAGTTTAAGAAAAATCCTGAGAAGTATGTCCAAAAATAA
- a CDS encoding SCO family protein, whose product MSKNKKTESSAKKKIIIPIAIIALLFLGIGVGMSYFKSSLYTVMKVPDFELTDQNNKKITNKDMLGKVYLVEFFFSKCPTICPVMNTNMRAIEDEINNPDFGIISISIDPENDTPELLKQHAQKIGAKSPNWHFLTGDRTYIGNLADQFDIYVGDKEDESENLNHSGMIALVDKEGNIRCRYNKENMPILYYSGLNYEDAEGKISKLNGKYHPDREILIEDIKRLLK is encoded by the coding sequence ATGTCCAAAAATAAAAAGACTGAAAGCTCCGCAAAAAAGAAAATTATTATTCCAATTGCGATTATTGCATTACTGTTTTTAGGAATTGGTGTCGGGATGAGTTATTTTAAAAGCAGCCTTTATACCGTGATGAAAGTTCCGGATTTTGAACTGACTGATCAGAATAATAAAAAGATCACCAACAAAGATATGCTTGGAAAAGTATATTTAGTTGAATTTTTCTTTAGTAAATGTCCTACAATTTGTCCGGTGATGAATACCAATATGAGAGCGATTGAAGATGAAATCAACAATCCCGATTTTGGAATTATCTCAATCAGTATTGATCCTGAAAACGACACACCTGAATTATTAAAGCAACATGCTCAAAAGATAGGTGCAAAATCACCAAACTGGCATTTTCTGACGGGTGATCGAACTTATATTGGAAATCTTGCGGATCAATTTGATATCTACGTCGGAGATAAAGAAGATGAAAGTGAAAACCTCAATCACAGCGGAATGATTGCCTTAGTCGATAAAGAAGGAAATATCAGATGCAGATATAATAAAGAAAATATGCCGATTCTATATTATTCAGGATTGAATTATGAAGACGCAGAAGGAAAAATCTCTAAACTGAACGGGAAATATCATCCTGATAGAGAAATTTTAATTGAAGATATTAAGAGATTATTGAAATAA
- a CDS encoding superoxide dismutase translates to MKIFKVAAFTAVFAAQFAFAQFKQTPLPYAYNALEGNIDAQTMEIHYSKHAAAYVANLNKAIAGTPQEKQTLFEILSKAGTLPMAVRNNAGGHYNHELFWTVLTPQKDTKPSAKLTKAITDAFGSMDAFKEKMAKAGAERFGSGWAWLSVDKSGKLFVSSTPNQDNPLMDVVEEKGTPIFGIDVWEHAYYLKYQNKRADYLTAIWNVTNWKEISRRYDEALSKK, encoded by the coding sequence ATGAAGATTTTTAAAGTAGCTGCATTTACGGCAGTTTTTGCGGCGCAATTTGCGTTTGCACAATTCAAGCAGACTCCATTACCGTATGCATACAATGCATTGGAAGGTAATATTGATGCACAAACAATGGAAATTCATTATTCAAAACATGCAGCTGCTTATGTTGCCAATTTAAATAAAGCAATTGCAGGAACTCCGCAGGAGAAGCAGACTTTATTTGAAATTCTTTCAAAAGCAGGAACTTTACCAATGGCAGTAAGAAATAATGCCGGCGGACATTACAATCACGAGTTATTCTGGACAGTTCTTACTCCACAAAAAGATACAAAGCCTTCTGCAAAATTAACAAAAGCAATCACCGATGCTTTCGGAAGTATGGATGCTTTTAAAGAAAAAATGGCTAAAGCAGGAGCAGAGCGTTTCGGTTCGGGTTGGGCTTGGCTTTCTGTGGATAAAAGCGGTAAATTATTCGTTTCTTCAACGCCAAATCAGGATAATCCTTTGATGGATGTTGTGGAAGAAAAAGGAACTCCAATTTTCGGAATTGACGTTTGGGAGCACGCTTATTACCTGAAATATCAGAACAAAAGAGCTGATTATTTAACTGCCATTTGGAATGTAACCAACTGGAAAGAAATCAGCAGAAGATATGATGAAGCGTTAAGCAAAAAATAA
- a CDS encoding MbnP family protein: MKIYKFLSLLSIAFTFFTIISCRNSDEDDSSPETKGELQLKFENGFNNLGDIVLNQTTQTSSGGQKHQFSTLKYVISNISLIDENGNEFKYNENNPDKGAFIINQEKAVAGIVYVDLDEIPKNNYKKIKFGLGISQNAYLLGQNGQAGFWEKAKKESLTWSWAAGYIFVKLEGKYGTASANTEFMNHTGNMGNVTANNTPDLYREVTLDLPTTARVSGTVKPSIHILADFNQYLSGETALSLSSTNNMAMGSNQHLVNVTNNLVKMFKVDHVHND, from the coding sequence ATGAAAATTTATAAATTTTTATCATTATTATCTATTGCCTTTACTTTTTTCACAATTATATCATGTAGAAACAGCGATGAAGACGATTCATCACCAGAAACAAAAGGGGAACTTCAGCTCAAATTCGAAAACGGATTTAATAATCTTGGGGATATTGTACTCAATCAGACTACTCAAACTTCGTCAGGCGGACAAAAACATCAGTTTTCAACTTTAAAATATGTCATCAGCAACATCAGTTTGATTGACGAAAATGGAAATGAATTTAAATACAACGAAAATAATCCCGACAAAGGTGCTTTCATTATCAATCAGGAAAAAGCAGTTGCCGGAATTGTGTATGTAGATTTAGATGAAATTCCGAAAAACAATTATAAAAAAATAAAATTCGGATTGGGAATCAGTCAGAATGCTTATTTATTAGGGCAAAACGGACAGGCAGGATTCTGGGAAAAAGCTAAAAAGGAAAGTCTGACCTGGTCTTGGGCTGCAGGTTATATTTTCGTAAAACTAGAAGGGAAATATGGAACAGCTTCTGCCAACACCGAATTTATGAATCACACCGGAAACATGGGGAATGTTACCGCAAACAACACTCCGGATTTGTATCGTGAAGTGACTTTGGATCTTCCGACAACTGCAAGAGTTTCAGGAACTGTAAAACCATCGATTCACATTTTGGCAGATTTTAATCAATATCTAAGTGGAGAAACTGCTCTAAGCCTTTCATCAACTAATAATATGGCGATGGGTTCTAATCAACATTTAGTAAATGTGACGAATAATTTAGTGAAAATGTTTAAAGTAGATCACGTTCACAATGATTAA
- a CDS encoding cytochrome-c peroxidase, whose protein sequence is MIKKIFKTGLLLIFILNFISCSDEVIQPLEKDEVISLQFPSYFPEMTFNKDENPITKNGVELGRKLFYEGRLSRNNTISCGFCHIQENAFTHHGHTVSHGIDDRIGIRNAPAIQNMVFLKRYMWDGVIHNLNEQPIIPITDVNEMDSSMPEAISKLSKDEVYKKLFKQAYGDENITGERVLKALSQFMSTLISGDSKYDRFKQGKESFSSEESQGLVLFQQKCASCHSGELFTDESFRNTGMYYNTQFKDAGRHRVTLDQNDWMKFRVPSLRNVEYTAPYMHDGRFYTLEAVLNFYSDSVEDNPNLDPQLKQNKHIGIAMNTQEKQFIITFLKTLSDKNFITNPKFAE, encoded by the coding sequence ATGATTAAGAAGATTTTTAAAACAGGGCTGCTTTTAATATTTATTCTAAATTTTATTTCGTGTTCAGATGAAGTGATTCAGCCTTTAGAAAAAGATGAAGTGATAAGTCTTCAGTTTCCTTCTTATTTTCCGGAAATGACTTTTAATAAAGATGAAAATCCAATTACCAAAAACGGAGTAGAGTTGGGTAGGAAATTATTTTATGAAGGCAGATTATCCCGGAATAATACGATTTCGTGTGGATTCTGTCATATTCAGGAAAATGCTTTTACCCATCACGGTCATACAGTAAGTCACGGAATTGACGATAGAATAGGAATCAGAAATGCACCGGCGATTCAGAATATGGTTTTTCTGAAACGGTATATGTGGGATGGCGTGATTCACAATTTAAATGAACAACCGATTATTCCCATTACAGATGTAAACGAAATGGATAGTTCGATGCCTGAAGCGATTTCAAAACTCAGTAAAGATGAGGTTTACAAAAAATTGTTTAAACAGGCTTATGGAGACGAGAATATTACCGGAGAAAGAGTTTTGAAAGCTTTGTCACAGTTTATGTCTACTTTAATTTCAGGTGATTCCAAATATGACCGTTTTAAACAAGGAAAAGAGAGTTTTAGTTCTGAAGAATCTCAAGGATTGGTTTTGTTTCAACAGAAATGTGCATCGTGTCACAGCGGAGAATTATTTACCGATGAAAGTTTCAGAAATACCGGAATGTATTATAATACTCAATTCAAAGATGCGGGACGACATCGTGTGACGCTTGATCAAAATGACTGGATGAAATTCAGAGTTCCAAGTTTAAGAAATGTAGAATATACCGCACCTTATATGCATGACGGAAGATTTTATACATTGGAAGCAGTGCTCAATTTTTATTCGGATAGTGTAGAAGACAATCCAAATCTAGATCCACAATTGAAACAAAATAAGCATATCGGAATCGCGATGAATACTCAGGAAAAACAATTTATTATTACTTTTCTAAAGACTTTATCTGATAAGAATTTTATTACTAATCCAAAGTTTGCGGAATAA
- a CDS encoding transporter, with protein sequence MNPQFIGVKYFAQHYKAKENLFVNDLTQDQYFNTIQLWAKIPIGQKLSVYASLPFHFHEKKTLQGDININGIGDFNLMGIYKLINSKDNKHELNGGVGVKVPLGKFDEKGISGVNPSFQLGTGSWDYQAVLNYRFQKNKVAVLLNTDYTIKTENKKHYQFGNQWNYSATGFYQIVGTEKMILSSKAGLQGEVYDRNRQYKEDLPKTAGSALYGKLGFEASYKKVSLGTELMLPTYTNLAGGDIEAKSRFSVFINFGI encoded by the coding sequence TTGAATCCACAGTTTATTGGTGTTAAATATTTTGCTCAGCATTATAAAGCGAAAGAAAATTTATTTGTCAACGACTTGACGCAGGATCAGTATTTCAATACAATTCAGCTTTGGGCGAAAATACCTATAGGTCAAAAATTAAGTGTTTATGCAAGTCTGCCGTTTCATTTTCACGAGAAGAAAACTTTGCAGGGCGACATTAATATCAACGGAATCGGAGATTTTAATCTGATGGGAATTTATAAACTGATCAATTCAAAAGATAATAAGCATGAGTTGAATGGTGGAGTAGGTGTGAAAGTTCCGCTGGGAAAATTTGATGAAAAAGGTATTTCAGGAGTGAATCCAAGTTTTCAGTTGGGAACCGGAAGTTGGGATTATCAGGCTGTTTTGAATTACAGATTTCAGAAAAATAAAGTGGCTGTGCTTCTCAATACCGATTATACCATCAAAACTGAAAATAAAAAACACTATCAGTTTGGGAATCAATGGAATTATTCCGCTACCGGATTTTACCAAATTGTAGGAACTGAGAAAATGATTTTGTCTTCAAAAGCTGGTTTGCAAGGAGAGGTTTATGACCGAAACCGTCAGTATAAAGAAGACCTTCCGAAAACCGCAGGAAGTGCTTTGTATGGAAAATTAGGTTTTGAAGCTTCTTACAAAAAGGTGAGTTTGGGAACAGAATTAATGCTTCCAACGTATACCAATTTGGCTGGAGGAGATATTGAAGCAAAATCCAGATTCAGTGTTTTTATCAATTTTGGTATTTAA
- a CDS encoding MFS transporter, translating into MENITTKTIDTTKIVYPILFMISFSHFLNDLIQSTIPSLYPILKGEFSLSFAQIGIITLVFQLTASILQPFVGIYTDKKPNPRSLAIGMGLSMAGLLLLAAAHQYYVILISVALIGMGSSIFHPEASRVAQLASGGQKGLAQSIFQVGGNSGSAIGPLLVALIILPLGQGYVGLFAIAAFIGIIVLWKIGNWYAERLSLKKSAKHPSDIIEIQLSRKKVLFSISILLALVFSKYIYLASMTNYFTFFLIDKFHVSVQDSQLYLFIFLAAVAVGTILGGKLGDKYGRKKIIWISILGAAPFTLCLPYLSLFWTIIFAVFIGLIIASAFSAILVYATDLMPNKIGLVAGLFFGFMFGMGGIGSAILGAVADDTSIEYVFKICAFLPLMGIITAFLPNIKGHKK; encoded by the coding sequence ATGGAAAATATAACGACGAAAACAATTGACACTACAAAAATTGTTTATCCAATCCTTTTTATGATCAGTTTTTCTCATTTTTTGAATGATCTGATTCAATCTACCATTCCTTCGCTTTATCCGATATTGAAAGGAGAATTTAGTTTATCATTTGCTCAAATCGGAATTATCACATTGGTATTTCAACTTACTGCTTCTATTTTGCAACCTTTTGTTGGAATTTATACCGATAAAAAACCAAATCCAAGATCTTTGGCGATTGGGATGGGATTATCAATGGCAGGATTACTTTTGTTAGCGGCTGCTCATCAATATTATGTTATTCTAATTTCTGTTGCATTAATCGGAATGGGATCTTCTATTTTTCATCCTGAAGCTTCAAGGGTTGCACAATTAGCATCGGGCGGACAAAAAGGATTGGCACAATCAATCTTTCAGGTCGGCGGAAATTCAGGAAGTGCAATCGGCCCGTTGTTAGTTGCCTTAATAATTCTTCCTTTAGGACAGGGATATGTAGGATTGTTCGCTATTGCAGCTTTCATCGGAATCATCGTATTGTGGAAAATCGGAAACTGGTATGCAGAAAGATTATCTCTGAAGAAATCAGCGAAACATCCAAGCGATATCATTGAGATACAATTATCCCGTAAAAAAGTTTTATTTTCTATTAGTATTTTATTGGCTTTGGTGTTTTCAAAATACATTTATCTGGCTTCAATGACCAACTATTTCACCTTCTTTTTGATTGATAAATTCCATGTTTCGGTACAAGATTCTCAACTTTATTTGTTCATATTTTTAGCCGCAGTTGCCGTAGGTACAATTTTAGGGGGAAAATTGGGAGATAAATACGGCAGAAAAAAGATTATCTGGATTTCCATTTTAGGAGCTGCACCGTTTACACTTTGCCTTCCTTATCTTTCATTATTCTGGACGATTATCTTTGCCGTTTTTATAGGATTGATCATTGCTTCAGCATTTTCTGCAATATTAGTTTACGCTACAGATCTTATGCCTAATAAAATCGGATTGGTTGCCGGTTTATTTTTCGGATTTATGTTTGGAATGGGCGGAATAGGTTCTGCGATATTAGGAGCTGTTGCTGACGACACCAGTATAGAATATGTCTTCAAAATCTGTGCATTCCTGCCGTTGATGGGAATTATCACCGCTTTTTTACCCAATATAAAAGGACATAAAAAATAG
- a CDS encoding FadR/GntR family transcriptional regulator: MQIQRKTLAQEVADRLIEGISNDEYAIGEKLPIESELMKIYGVGRSSIREAIKILSIQGILSVQQGVGTFVVSKNAHESLDSQMNKAQIEEVQEVRSLLDSKIAAKAAINRTEEDLETIKNYLNLRNQFAEQNLATECYQADINFHLAIAEACGNNLLKEIYKIATKHIMSSFETRHHNNTESFKISQKIHTDLFNAIENGDAEKASVIAQKIVDQIY, encoded by the coding sequence ATGCAGATTCAAAGGAAAACTTTAGCGCAAGAAGTTGCAGATAGATTAATCGAAGGAATATCCAACGATGAATATGCTATTGGCGAAAAACTGCCGATTGAATCTGAGCTGATGAAAATCTATGGCGTCGGTCGTTCAAGTATTCGAGAGGCGATAAAGATTTTGTCTATTCAGGGAATTCTTAGTGTGCAACAAGGCGTGGGAACTTTTGTAGTTTCTAAAAATGCCCACGAATCATTAGATTCTCAAATGAATAAAGCACAGATTGAAGAAGTACAGGAAGTACGCTCACTGCTTGATTCAAAAATTGCAGCAAAGGCAGCGATCAACCGAACTGAGGAAGATTTAGAAACAATTAAAAATTATCTGAATCTCAGAAATCAATTTGCAGAACAAAATCTTGCGACAGAATGTTATCAGGCAGATATCAATTTTCATTTAGCCATTGCAGAAGCTTGTGGAAACAATCTTTTAAAAGAAATCTACAAAATAGCAACAAAACATATTATGAGTTCTTTCGAAACGAGACATCATAATAATACAGAATCATTTAAAATTTCTCAAAAAATACATACAGATCTTTTCAACGCTATAGAAAATGGAGATGCAGAGAAAGCTTCTGTCATTGCACAGAAAATTGTTGATCAGATTTATTAA
- the rpsT gene encoding 30S ribosomal protein S20, which translates to MANHKSALKRIRQNEVRKVRNRYYHKTARTAIKVLRNEENKTSATEQLPKVIALLDKLAKKNIIHKNKAANLKSKLTKHVNKLA; encoded by the coding sequence ATGGCTAATCATAAATCAGCACTTAAAAGAATAAGACAAAACGAAGTTAGAAAAGTTCGTAACAGATATTACCACAAGACTGCTAGAACAGCAATCAAAGTGTTAAGAAATGAAGAAAATAAAACTTCAGCAACAGAACAGTTGCCTAAAGTTATCGCATTATTGGATAAATTAGCTAAGAAAAATATTATCCACAAAAATAAAGCGGCTAACTTGAAAAGTAAATTGACTAAGCACGTTAATAAATTAGCGTAA